From a single Eremothecium sinecaudum strain ATCC 58844 chromosome III, complete sequence genomic region:
- a CDS encoding 60S ribosomal protein uL29 (Syntenic homolog of Ashbya gossypii ADR095W; Syntenic homolog of Saccharomyces cerevisiae YDL191W (RPL35A) and YDL136W (RPL35B); 1-intron in Ashbya gossypii): MAGVKAYELRTKSKDQLEQQLVDLKKELAELKVQKLSRPSLPKIHTVRKNIARVLTVINQNQRQAVRELYKGKKYQPKDLRAKKTRALRRALTKFEASRVTEKQRKKQIAFPQRKYAIKA; this comes from the exons ATG GCCGGTGTTAAAGCTTACGAATTGAGAACCAAGTCCAAGGACCAATTAGAACAACAATTGGTTGACTTGAAGAAGGAGTTGGCTGAATTGAAGGTCCAAAAGTTGTCTAGACCATCTTTGCCAAAGATCCACACTGTCAGAAAGAACATCGCTCGTGTTTTGACTGTTATCAACCAAAACCAAAGACAAGCTGTCAGAGAGTTGTACAAGGGTAAGAAGTACCAACCAAAGGACTTGAGAGCCAAGAAGACTAGAGCTTTGAGAAGAGCTTTGACTAAGTTCGAAGCTTCCAGAGTCACTGAAAAGCAAAGAAAGAAGCAAATTGCTTTCCCACAAAGAAAGTACGCTATCAAGGCTTAA
- the NUS1 gene encoding ditrans,polycis-polyprenyl diphosphate synthase (Syntenic homolog of Ashbya gossypii ADR092W; Syntenic homolog of Saccharomyces cerevisiae YDL193W (NUS1)): protein MSKLTRRVIESHSSRETQDTSHSRVPPPDCISPNPSNSTFSDFKKMAEYTLTSPTANEEINKRLRSQNMRDVKLGSIQFIFYKTLLIILYGMYACYRYFQYQYNRIRIKLLNLAYSPSNTPQLIRQDVMKLKKIPKRLATILEYKSEGEVGGGVNGLINDGSNVVCWSVSAGIKHVTLYDYDGVLKRNVHKFRQGIHDNLARYYSPTNVPKFSVKIPHFDTVYYGYPEDNGEPETGEKTKQKVDIEVSLLSVRDGRETIVELTRAMADLCRSGGIKLTDITMKLVDKELNELVGREPDLLVYFGPHLDLQGFPPWHIRLTEFYWEEDNDEVMYSVFIRGLIHYSTCKVNVGK, encoded by the coding sequence ATGAGCAAACTTACAAGACGGGTCATAGAGTCTCACTCTTCCAGGGAGACCCAGGATACAAGTCATAGCCGCGTTCCGCCACCAGATTGCATATCTCCAAATCCGTCCAATTCAACCTTCAGTGACTTTAAAAAGATGGCTGAATATACCCTAACATCTCCAACCGCGAATGAAGAGATTAATAAACGATTAAGGTCGCAGAATATGCGAGATGTGAAGCTCGGGAGTATACAGTTTATATTTTATAAGACGTTATTGATTATTCTTTATGGAATGTATGCTTGCTACAGATATTTTCAATACCAATACAACAGAATAAGGATTAAATTATTGAATTTGGCATACTCACCATCTAATACCCCTCAGTTGATTAGACAAGACGTGATGAAGCTAAAAAAGATACCCAAAAGACTAGCTACGATATTAGAGTACAAATCCGAGGGAGAAGTAGGAGGTGGGGTTAATGGATTAATAAATGATGGGAGTAATGTTGTATGCTGGTCTGTTTCCGCTGGTATTAAACACGTTACTTTATACGATTATGATGGAGTGTTAAAACGTAACGTTCACAAGTTCAGACAAGGCATTCATGACAATTTGGCAAGATATTACAGTCCAACAAACGTGCCAAAGTTTTCGGTCAAGATTCCTCATTTTGATACTGTTTATTATGGTTATCCGGAAGATAATGGCGAGCCAGAAACTGGTGAAAAGACAAAACAAAAAGTCGATATAGAAGTCTCATTACTCTCTGTCAGGGACGGCAGAGAGACAATTGTGGAGCTAACTAGGGCTATGGCAGACCTATGCAGGTCTGGTGGCATAAAACTTACCGATATCACAATGAAACTTGTAGATAAAGAATTAAATGAGCTTGTCGGCCGAGAACCAGATTTGTTGGTCTACTTTGGTCCTCATCTTGATTTACAAGGCTTCCCACCCTGGCATATTAGGTTAACAGAGTTTTACTGGGAGGAAGACAATGACGAAGTCATGTATTCCGTATTCATTAGGGGATTGATACATTACTCAACATGTAAGGTAAATGTTGGAAAATAA
- a CDS encoding HCL070Wp (Syntenic homolog of Ashbya gossypii ADR093W; Syntenic homolog of Ashbya gossypii NOHBY425; No homolog in Saccharomyces cerevisiae; Syntenic homolog of Saccharomyces kluyveri SAKL0F10318g), with the protein MMILILGIENAGKSTLLQQLEVGDICSDLGRSVPVEFVEYKNVVVLSWDPSKLQDIYTSPGECYRYSKAFIFVVDATDTEHLRRARIELHRIMSTNPLGSRPLLIWSNKQDLPEALSNREVCRRLGISSRLNSPWLVQDVSALSGKGIYEGLQWLTTVLESKHKGISINDQPPSIPDQPEDSSDEDAFNDDSDFAVDSEHETVIKLV; encoded by the coding sequence ATGATGATCCTTATTCTGGGAATTGAAAATGCGGGAAAATCCACATTACTGCAGCAATTGGAAGTAGGTGATATCTGCAGCGATCTAGGGCGTTCAGTTCCCGTAGAGTTCGTTGAGTATAAAAATGTCGTCGTGTTATCCTGGGACCCAAGTAAACTTCAGGATATCTATACATCCCCGGGAGAATGCTATAGGTACAGCAAAGCTTTCATATTTGTTGTGGATGCCACAGATACAGAACATTTAAGAAGAGCGCGCATTGAGCTTCATCGGATAATGTCCACAAACCCGCTCGGTAGTCGGCCTCTTTTAATATGGTCAAATAAGCAAGATCTGCCAGAGGCGCTGTCGAATCGAGAGGTCTGCAGACGCCTGGGAATAAGCAGCAGACTCAATTCGCCCTGGCTGGTACAGGACGTTTCAGCTCTATCCGGAAAGGGAATATACGAAGGGTTGCAATGGCTGACTACAGTACTAGAGAGCAAACACAAGGGCATTTCAATCAATGATCAACCGCCTAGCATCCCTGATCAACCGGAAGATTCTTCTGATGAAGATGCATTCAACGACGATAGTGATTTTGCTGTGGATAGTGAACACGAAACCGTGATAAAGCTTGTTTAA
- a CDS encoding HCL069Wp (Syntenic homolog of Ashbya gossypii ADR094W; Syntenic homolog of Saccharomyces cerevisiae YDL192W (ARF1) and YDL137W (ARF2); 1-intron in Ashbya gossypii), with translation MGVSFSKLFSNLFGHKEMRILMVGLDGAGKTTVLYKLKLGEVVTTIPTIGFNVETVEYKNISFTVWDVGGQDKIRPLWRHYFRNTEGIIFVVDSNDRSRIAEAREVLQRMLNEDEIRNAVLLVFANKQDLPDAMSAAEITEKLGLHSIRQRPWYIQATCATSGEGLYEGLEWLSTNLKNQA, from the coding sequence ATGGGTGTTTCTTTCTCCAAGTTGTTCAGCAACCTTTTCGGTCACAAGGAAATGAGAATTTTGATGGTTGGTCTTGATGGTGCCGGCAAGACCACCGTGTTGTACAAGTTGAAATTGGGCGAGGTGGTAACCACAATCCCAACTATTGGCTTCAATGTTGAGACCGTAGAATATAAGAATATTTCCTTTACCGTCTGGGACGTTGGTGGACAAGACAAGATTAGACCCTTATGGAGACACTACTTCAGGAACACAGAGGGTATCATCTTCGTTGTTGATTCTAACGATAGATCTCGTATTGCAGAGGCCAGAGAAGTTTTGCAGAGAATGttgaatgaagatgaaattAGAAACGCAGTGCTATTGGTTTTTGCCAACAAACAAGATTTGCCAGACGCCATGTCTGCTGCAGAGATTACCGAAAAATTGGGCTTGCACTCCATCAGACAACGTCCATGGTACATTCAGGCTACTTGTGCTACCTCTGGTGAAGGTTTGTACGAAGGTTTGGAATGGTTAAGCACTAATTTGAAGAACCAAGCTTGA